The nucleotide sequence AAATTAGCCGCTCACTCATCAACTTGATAAAAAGTTAAAGCGGTATTGCCATAGCTTTTTTCTCGAGAAATGGCCAGTCCACGAAGATTGAGCGGCTGCCATAATTTCGGGTCATGTTCGACGGCTATTTCACCCGCATCATCCAGAATTTTATAAGTGGCTATTGCTTCTAACACCGGTTCATATAAACCACTATTATAAGGAGGATCAAAATAAATCCTATCAAACTTTTTTTCAGATAGGGTTGATAATTTGCTCACCACATCTCCTCGAATAATCTGAAACTCTTGAGCAGAGTTAGCCACTTGTTGCCAGTTTTGTTTAATAATTTCACAAGCTCGCCCATATTGTTCAATAGCCACTGCTTCTTTGGCTCCTCGACATAAAGCTTCAGCCCCCATTGAACCATTGCCAGCACATAAATCTAACCAGCGACAGTCAACAATTGCCCCCTGCCAAATATTAAATAAAGCTTCTCGGACTTTAGCAGAAGTAGGACGGGTTAATTGTCCAGGTAAGGTTTTTAAGATGCGATTGCCGTAAATTCTCATGTGAGTTTAACTTATTTTCTACTTGTTACAATTTTACTTGGCGTGCAGAAATATGGTATTGAATGAATAAGAACTTTATTGCCGCTTCTGTTATTGATGTTACCCGTTACTTCTTTGAAAAAAATAATTGTTGTTTTGAGTTGCCTCAGCTTGATGTCTATTAGCCCGGCGTTCGCTCAAGAAAAAATCCTACGAACTTTAACCGTTACCGGACAAGGAGAACAAAGAATCCCTGCTACCATTGCACAAGTAGAATTAGGAGTAGAAATTCAAGGCAATAATGCCGCTACGGTACAGCAGGAAGTCGCTAAACGGAGCAATGCTGTGATTGAATTATTGCGAAATCGTAATGTACAACAGCTAAAAACCACAGGAATTCGACTACAACCCAATTATGATTACAGTAACAATCAAAGACGCTTAATCGGTTATGTAGGAGTCAATACCGTCAGTTTCCGTTTTCCGGTTGAGCAAGTGGGCGTATTATTAGACGATGTTATTAGAACCGGAGCCACTCGGATTGATAATATTAGTTTAACCGCTTCTGAATCAGCCATTACCCAAGCTCAACGACAAGCCTTACAGCAAGCAACCGCAGATGCTCAACAACAAGCTGAAGTGGTTTTGAAATCTCTTAATTTAAATGCAAAAGAAATTGTCAGCATCTCTATCAATGGTGCCAATGTACCACAGCCGAGACTGCTTGAAAATCAGGGATTTGCGGCTAAGGCGGATGCGGCTAGTACACCTGTTGTAGGCGGCGAACAAACGGTCAATGCTTCAGTGACATTACAGATTAGCTACTAACTTACTGTGTTCAGTTAAAAAGTTTTCAGTGGTCAATTGCTTGCAGGATAAAGTTTTCAGCTTATATTACAAAATGTTAAGCTTAACTTTCTGCTTAAGTTCCTAAACTTAGGTGGTGTTGCTCGGCTTTTAGGCACATACTAGACTTAGTTTACACAAGCTTTCATAAACTTCTGCTTAACAAAATCGCTATAAAAACTTACTCTACCATCTCTTAGCTTAGTGAGATGTAGTGGGTTCAGCAGATATTAAAGTTTTTGGTCTTGCTTGGTGCGTTGGTTCTTAAATATGATTACTCTGGATTATTCAGGGTAGTCTTTTTTTTTGCCATAAGTTTTTATTGGCAACAGATATAATTTTACTATAAAGGGTGTCCACAGACTGATATAGCATTTCTCATTTTAGTGAGGTACATAGTTTTTCGATTTTAGGGAAGAGGGAACACTTCGACAAGCTCAGTGCAAGCAGGGAACAGGGAACAGGTAATCAAAAATAAAATTGAGGTGTACCTCATTGATTTGAGAAACGCTATACATAAGGGCAAATAGGGATAAAATCATCGGTTTTCTGCTCGGAATTTAGTATGAGAAGGAATAGTCTTCTTTTTTGCTACAATAATTTTTAGGAATAAACCCTTTAAATTTTTCAATTTTTCCGCTTAAATTCGCTCTCATTTTCAACAAGAGCCATCAACAAATACTCAAGAATATTGTCAAAAAATCGTCATTTCAAATGAAAATGAAATCCCTAATCTCAGTGACTCTTTTAGCGACTATTAGCTTAACCTTAGCTCTAAAAAATGTTGCTCAAAACCCTCCCGCTAAAACTTATCAGCCGGGCTTTTGGCAACCTGTGGCTCGGGTAGAAGTAAAGCGTCCCCTCGCCATTCAACTGGTCAATGAAACAGATATCCCCTTAGAATATGACTTTACCACCTCTTATGATGTTCCGCCTCAACCCATTCAACCGAAACAGACCGTTACCCTAGAAGAACAATTCCGTTTACCTGCCTATCTATTAATCAATCCTAGTAGTCAGAGCAGCACGGCTTCTGGGGGGACACCATTTAACTTAAAATTTAATGTAGATGTTAATAAAGATAATGTGGTAACCGTAAAAATTGTCAAAGTTGATAGTAATACGCCCGGAAACACCACATTTAATATTCATGAAACCGGAGCTATATATGTTTACTAATCCTAACGATATAGCCGCCTAAATTCCTAATTAATAATCGATCAAAGCCCAAAGAAACATGAGTCAAAAGGGAACAAAAGACCTGAAAAACCGTTCTGTTCTAAAAACCATGAACAATAAGCTCGAAAATTCTCGGAAATGTTAAAGACAACGGTTAGCTCCTGGTGGCGTTCCCTTACTCTTGTTCCTGTTAATCTTATTCTCTGGCAATTAGCCGCGCCTTTGACTGTAGCCGCACCGCCAAGAAATCCTGATCAAACCGTTGAGTGCCAAATTTTAATTATTGGGGGTGGACTGGCCGGCTCAGCCGCCGCTTATGAAAGCTTATTACAGGGAAAAACAGTCTGTTTAACCGAAATAACCGACTGGGTGGGAGGACAAATTTCTGCTCAAGGAACTTCGGCCTTAGATGAACGTCCCACTCAGCGCCAAAAATTGATTTATCCCAAAGGTTATTTAGAATTGAGAGAGCGCCTTGCCAAACATTATGGTAAACTCAATCCGGGCGAGTGTTGGGTGAGTGAATCTTGTTTTTTACCCCGTGATGCTGACAAATTGTTAATGAAACAACTCACTGATGCCGCCAAACGGGGAAAAGGAAAATTGAAATGGTTTCCCTCCACAGTGGTTAAAGAATTAGAGATTAAAAAAGTCAATAATGGGGGTACAGGCGAACAAATCACCAGTGTGATCGCCATTCAACACCGTCCCGCCAAAGGTGCGCCGCCGCTAAACACCTACCCGCTTTCCCAAACCATTGAAGACGCTTATCGCTACGACAATTCAGCACGATTCGACAAAACCATTCTTAAATTTGTGCCTAAACCGCCGAAAAAACCCGAACCGGCCGACTGGTATGTAATTGAAGCCACCGAAACCGGCGAAATTATTGGATTAGCAGATGTCCCCTATCGTTTAGGCGTTGATCCTCGCACTTATTTAGAACCTTCCTCTTCAAGTACCACCGGCGATCCTTATTGTACTCAAGGGTTTACCTATACCTTTGCGATGGAGGCCACCAAAGACCCTCAACCTCAACAAATGCCCCCATTTTACCCTCAACACGCGCCTTACTATAGCTATGAACTGCCACGATTAGCAGACTTTGATTTAGTCTATACTTATCGCCGCATCTGGAGTCCTAAAGCCGGAGATCAAAAAACCTTTGGCGGCATTACCTTTACCCAACCCACACCCGGCGATATCTCGATGCAAAATTGGACTTGGGGAAATGATTACCGCCCCGGTACAGCCCAAGATAATTTTATCTATACTCGGGAGCAACTCAAAGCCAATGGAGAATTAAACCCCGGGGGATGGATGGGAGGACTAAGAACAGAAACCCTTAAAAAAGGAGAAGACCACGCCCTAGGATATTACTATTGGCTAGTAGCCGGAACTACAGATTCCCAATTAGGAGAAGGTGTCAAAAAACCTAACCCTAACAACCGTTTTCTCTCAGGGTTAGACTCGCCGATGGGAACCGTACATGGTTTATCTAAATATCCTTATATCCGAGAGGGAAGACGTATCATCGGACGGCCTTCTTTTATATACGATGACGGGTTTATGATTACAGAAATTGATATTTCTCGTCGTGACTATAAAGACGACTACTACCGTAAAACCTTATCCCCTGATACCTACCGTCGCTTACAAGCCGCCTTAGCTTTTTTAGAAGGAATAGATGTGCTTAACGGGAATGTCTCACCAGATGCAGTGCAACGACGTAAACGATCCACGATTTATGCAGATTCGGTAGGAATTGGTCATTATGCCATTGACTTCCACCCTTGTATGATTGAATCACCCCCAGAAAAAGCCGGCAATAAGGAAAAAGAAGGAGAAAGACGAGGACAAGGACAGGCCTATCCCTTTCAAATTCCTCTTAGGGCTATGATTCCCCAAAAAATTGATAACTTGTTAGTGGCTGGTAAAAGTATTGCGGTTAGTCATATTGCGGCGGCGGCCTATCGAGTACATTCTTTTGAGTGGTCATCGGGTGCGGCAGCCGGCATAACGGCAGCATTTGCTCTCGATCAGCAGATTCTACCCTATCAATTGGTAACTGAACCGCTTTTTAGCCAGAAAAAGTTACAAGAGTTGCGCGCTAAGATCGATGAAAGTGGTAACCCTACTGCTTTTCCTGATACCTCTATCTTTAATGATAATTGGGATGATTGGAAATAAATTTTTAAGGGTCGTTAATGGCTAGTTATTAGTCATTCGTCAATAGCTATGCGAGAATAGTTATAAATTATTAACAGTTTCGGGCCTATTCCCTTAATTGTCCAGCTTAACTTTCTCTTAAAATCCTAAAAATCTGTTGTGGTTTTCCTTTAAATTTTGGAAAATAAGTCTAAAGACCTTGAAAATATAACAGATTAAAGTCCTTTGAACCAAAAATGATAAAGATTATTAATCTCATTAAGCTCACTGAATAAGCCCATAAGCTACCAGAGTACAACAATTATAAAAACTGCTCAATCTAAACAAATTTAAAAAAATCAATTGTCAAGTTTTTGGGAATCGGGGAAATATAGCTAAAAAAAATCACACTCAGATACTACAAAGATAGGTTGATTCAGCTACATATCTTAAAAATATAGCAACTAATATGTGGAAAATTCTATCTCAAAACGTGCTAGAAAAAGTGACTAAACAGAATGCTAACTCGATTCTGACAAGTCAGATTTTACCGTCTAAACAAGCTGTAAATACTGAGCGATTTACTTCTCAAACTCCCCCCAAAATTTGGTTAGGTTATCCTAAACGAGAATTAGAAAGAAATATTGCTAAAACCATTGCTCAAGCTTTAAAATTGGCGGGTTATGACTTGTTGATGGGAAATAGACAAAATGTTGGTCAGAGAAAGACTTGGACTCAAAAGCTAGAAACTGAATATCAAGAGTGTGATTGTTTAGTATTTTTGTTAACCGGAGAATCGTTAATTAGTGAGTTGATGACAGAAGGCTTGAAGCGAGCTATTTCAATTCGTCAAAGCCGTCAAAATCCCAAGCCGC is from Gloeothece verrucosa PCC 7822 and encodes:
- a CDS encoding SIMPL domain-containing protein, which encodes MLPVTSLKKIIVVLSCLSLMSISPAFAQEKILRTLTVTGQGEQRIPATIAQVELGVEIQGNNAATVQQEVAKRSNAVIELLRNRNVQQLKTTGIRLQPNYDYSNNQRRLIGYVGVNTVSFRFPVEQVGVLLDDVIRTGATRIDNISLTASESAITQAQRQALQQATADAQQQAEVVLKSLNLNAKEIVSISINGANVPQPRLLENQGFAAKADAASTPVVGGEQTVNASVTLQISY
- a CDS encoding FAD-dependent oxidoreductase, which encodes MLKTTVSSWWRSLTLVPVNLILWQLAAPLTVAAPPRNPDQTVECQILIIGGGLAGSAAAYESLLQGKTVCLTEITDWVGGQISAQGTSALDERPTQRQKLIYPKGYLELRERLAKHYGKLNPGECWVSESCFLPRDADKLLMKQLTDAAKRGKGKLKWFPSTVVKELEIKKVNNGGTGEQITSVIAIQHRPAKGAPPLNTYPLSQTIEDAYRYDNSARFDKTILKFVPKPPKKPEPADWYVIEATETGEIIGLADVPYRLGVDPRTYLEPSSSSTTGDPYCTQGFTYTFAMEATKDPQPQQMPPFYPQHAPYYSYELPRLADFDLVYTYRRIWSPKAGDQKTFGGITFTQPTPGDISMQNWTWGNDYRPGTAQDNFIYTREQLKANGELNPGGWMGGLRTETLKKGEDHALGYYYWLVAGTTDSQLGEGVKKPNPNNRFLSGLDSPMGTVHGLSKYPYIREGRRIIGRPSFIYDDGFMITEIDISRRDYKDDYYRKTLSPDTYRRLQAALAFLEGIDVLNGNVSPDAVQRRKRSTIYADSVGIGHYAIDFHPCMIESPPEKAGNKEKEGERRGQGQAYPFQIPLRAMIPQKIDNLLVAGKSIAVSHIAAAAYRVHSFEWSSGAAAGITAAFALDQQILPYQLVTEPLFSQKKLQELRAKIDESGNPTAFPDTSIFNDNWDDWK
- the rsmD gene encoding 16S rRNA (guanine(966)-N(2))-methyltransferase RsmD, giving the protein MRIYGNRILKTLPGQLTRPTSAKVREALFNIWQGAIVDCRWLDLCAGNGSMGAEALCRGAKEAVAIEQYGRACEIIKQNWQQVANSAQEFQIIRGDVVSKLSTLSEKKFDRIYFDPPYNSGLYEPVLEAIATYKILDDAGEIAVEHDPKLWQPLNLRGLAISREKSYGNTALTFYQVDE